The Diorhabda sublineata isolate icDioSubl1.1 chromosome 6, icDioSubl1.1, whole genome shotgun sequence genome includes a window with the following:
- the LOC130446145 gene encoding innexin inx2: MFDVFGSVKGLLKIDQVCIDNNIFRLHYKATVIILVAFSLLVTSRQYIGDPIDCIVDEIPLNVMDTYCWIYSTFTVPDRLTGHIGKDIVQPGVASHVDGKDEVKYHKYYQWVCFVLFFQAMLFYVPRYLWKTWEGGRIKMLVLDLNCPIVSDDCKKDRKQLLVDYFTTNLHMQNFYAFRFFICEVLNFINVVGQIFFMDFFLDGEFSTYGSDVLKFTEMEPEEREDPMARVFPKVTKCTFNKYGPSGSVQRFDGLCVLPLNIVNEKIYVFLWFWFILLSVLSGISLLYRCTVIVGPKIRLYLLRAKCRIAPANEIETIANKCEIGDWFVLYQLGKNIDPLIFKEVISDLSKKMDGKESV; the protein is encoded by the coding sequence ATGTTTGACGTGTTCGGCTCGGTGAAAGGTCTGCTTAAAATCGACCAAGTATGCATAGACAACAATATATTTCGTTTGCATTACAAAGCTACGGTAATAATTTTAGTAGCGTTTTCTCTATTAGTTACGAGCAGACAATATATAGGGGACCCGATAGACTGTATAGTTGATGAAATACCCTTAAACGTTATGGATacgtattgttggatttattcGACGTTCACCGTTCCGGACAGATTAACGGGACATATAGGAAAAGATATCGTACAACCCGGGGTGGCGAGTCACGTGGACGGTAAAGACGAAgttaaatatcacaaatattaCCAATGGGTATGTTTCGTGTTGTTTTTCCAAGCGATGCTTTTTTACGTTCCCAGATATTTGTGGAAAACATGGGAAGGCGGACGCATTAAAATGTTGGTATTGGATCTTAATTGTCCGATAGTTTCGGACGATTGTAAAAAAGATAGAAAACAATTGTTAGTCGATTATTTTACTACAAATTTACATATGCAGAATTTTTACGCgtttagattttttatatgCGAAGTACTCAATTTTATAAACGTCGTcggacaaatatttttcatggaTTTCTTTTTGGATGGGGAATTTAGTACGTACGGAAGTGACGTGTTGAAATTCACGGAAATGGAGCCGGAAGAAAGGGAAGATCCGATGGCTAGAGTATTTCCTAAAGTAACGAAATGTACTTTCAACAAATACGGTCCGTCCGGTTCGGTGCAGAGATTCGACGGGCTTTGCGTTTTACCTCTTAACATCGTCAACGAGAAAATTTACGTCTTCTTATGGTTCTGGTTTATTCTTCTCAGTGTACTTTCAGGTATTTCTTTGTTGTATCGTTGCACGGTTATCGTCGGACCGAAGATCAGACTCTACCTGCTCAGAGCGAAATGCCGCATCGCCCCCGCCAACGAGATCGAGACTATCGCCAATAAATGCGAGATCGGGGATTGGTTCGTTTTGTACCAATTAGGGAAAAATATCGATCCGTTGATTTTTAAAGAAGTGATATcggatttatcgaaaaaaatggaCGGCAAAGAGAGCGTTTAA